A region from the Dinoroseobacter shibae DFL 12 = DSM 16493 genome encodes:
- a CDS encoding class II aldolase/adducin family protein produces the protein MTPATPLPDTTATRQALIDACLWMNARHLNQGTSGNISARIASGILITPSGVPYEYLTPDALVTIPLDGLPDSNGAQPSSEWPFHQGMHQARPDMPVVLHAHPPYCSVLAVQRRSIPACHYMIAAFGGNDVPLADYALFGSPELCANMARIMADRHGCLMANHGATVLGETVDKARWRLEELETLARTYLFSSIGGAPHILSDAEIAEVMVAFSSYGPRHPEERNGEGERS, from the coding sequence ATGACACCTGCAACCCCGCTGCCAGATACGACCGCCACGCGGCAGGCGCTGATCGATGCTTGCCTCTGGATGAACGCACGACATCTCAACCAGGGGACGTCAGGCAATATTTCGGCGCGTATCGCCAGCGGTATCCTGATCACCCCGTCGGGTGTGCCCTATGAATACCTGACACCCGACGCTTTGGTCACGATCCCGCTGGACGGATTGCCCGACAGCAACGGTGCGCAACCATCATCTGAATGGCCGTTTCATCAGGGAATGCACCAGGCGCGCCCGGACATGCCGGTGGTGCTGCATGCGCATCCGCCCTATTGCAGCGTCCTTGCAGTGCAGCGCCGATCGATCCCGGCCTGCCACTACATGATCGCAGCCTTCGGCGGCAATGATGTGCCCCTTGCCGATTACGCACTTTTCGGCAGCCCTGAACTGTGCGCAAACATGGCACGCATCATGGCCGACCGTCATGGGTGCCTAATGGCCAATCACGGCGCGACGGTCCTAGGCGAAACCGTCGACAAGGCTCGCTGGCGGCTGGAAGAGCTCGAGACACTGGCACGCACCTACCTGTTCAGCAGCATAGGGGGCGCGCCGCATATCCTGTCGGATGCCGAGATTGCTGAAGTCATGGTGGCTTTCTCAAGTTACGGGCCACGTCATCCCGAAGAGCGGAACGGGGAGGGAGAGAGATCATGA